One genomic region from Sphingobacterium sp. UGAL515B_05 encodes:
- a CDS encoding PKD-like family lipoprotein, with protein MKRNLNRLRAILFFAIVSLTLLAFESCYKDKGNYAIDMPDGPQISGLDTLYEASVGDSLIIIPKITGIDAASVKCNWRIDVPEALVPEANHYEGPALRIVFGLQAKRYTARLTVTNTGNGMKYFYNFKIQGTTAFSRGSLVLSVENGVSKLSFIKPDNTVQPNIYEAINGEPLPVDPMHIHYLKNQFTGNTPLGYWIISKQAGVRLDVNNLVKEAVKPGTLHDNFFLAPSTIAVGSLFAHPQGVMMGVINDKFYGGTTNTWDQSNTYGMFGTYADGDYALAPEVVLTTVDNNYSVIAFEKNKKQFVRINIYGSPMYFGTQYSPVNTEIFDPTQVGMDLIKMVQINNTDTYAYTKDGSGHIYELKFNANFNGPFMITAIHKKIFIKQEWINAETKLVATRNGYIYVAYKNQVFRYNPLNQQVDLLKTTIKSDISMLKLEDDENTLIAGAEGALYYMDIRVGKNGELLKTIEGLPGNPVDMTWRN; from the coding sequence ATGAAAAGAAATTTAAACAGATTGAGAGCAATACTATTTTTTGCTATTGTGTCTTTAACCCTATTGGCTTTCGAAAGCTGTTATAAGGACAAGGGAAATTATGCCATCGATATGCCTGATGGGCCGCAGATCTCAGGGTTAGATACTTTGTATGAAGCATCAGTGGGGGACAGCCTTATTATAATCCCAAAAATTACCGGCATCGATGCGGCTTCAGTGAAATGTAACTGGCGAATCGATGTGCCAGAGGCACTCGTGCCCGAAGCTAACCACTACGAAGGTCCCGCGCTGCGTATCGTTTTCGGGCTTCAGGCCAAAAGATATACGGCGCGCCTTACGGTGACCAATACGGGCAATGGGATGAAATATTTCTATAATTTTAAGATCCAGGGAACGACAGCTTTTTCGCGTGGGTCACTTGTGTTATCTGTCGAAAACGGGGTTAGTAAACTTTCGTTTATAAAGCCCGATAATACTGTACAGCCCAATATTTATGAGGCGATCAACGGCGAACCATTACCGGTGGATCCTATGCATATCCATTACTTAAAAAACCAGTTTACGGGAAATACCCCCTTGGGTTACTGGATTATATCAAAACAGGCCGGCGTGCGGCTAGATGTAAACAATCTTGTTAAGGAGGCGGTAAAACCCGGTACCCTGCACGATAACTTTTTTTTGGCACCGTCAACGATTGCTGTGGGAAGTTTGTTCGCCCATCCTCAAGGGGTAATGATGGGGGTGATCAATGACAAATTTTATGGGGGAACTACAAACACCTGGGATCAATCGAACACCTACGGCATGTTTGGAACTTATGCGGATGGGGACTACGCGTTAGCACCAGAAGTAGTATTGACAACAGTAGACAATAATTATAGCGTAATCGCTTTCGAAAAAAATAAAAAGCAGTTTGTCCGAATCAATATTTACGGTAGCCCTATGTATTTTGGTACCCAGTATAGTCCCGTCAATACTGAAATTTTTGATCCAACACAGGTAGGCATGGATCTGATCAAAATGGTGCAGATCAATAATACGGATACCTATGCTTATACGAAGGACGGGAGTGGTCATATTTATGAATTGAAGTTCAATGCAAATTTTAATGGACCATTTATGATCACCGCAATACATAAGAAGATCTTTATAAAACAAGAATGGATCAATGCGGAAACAAAGTTGGTGGCGACCCGAAATGGATATATTTATGTGGCCTACAAAAATCAGGTATTTCGCTACAACCCGCTCAATCAGCAAGTGGATCTATTGAAAACAACCATCAAATCGGATATAAGCATGCTCAAATTAGAGGACGATGAGAATACCCTGATTGCTGGGGCAGAAGGAGCGCTGTATTATATGGATATCCGTGTTGGGAAAAATGGCGAGTTGCTCAAAACAATTGAGGGTCTTCCCGGAAATCCTGTGGATATGACCTGGCGTAACTGA
- a CDS encoding RNA polymerase sigma factor — protein MKYTSEKELLEDFLNGEERACAYVYNRYFSRICLYASSFVEESKEAEDIAEEGFIRLWQSKRSFESLSHLKAALYQATRHVGLNKQTARQRRINRVDSYVEQQEQDQKSHLHELVYAETMAELYDAIQQLPPKAREIIQLSYLEGNSNQEIADLLQINIQTVKNQKLRALGLLRQHLRRDSFNYLLSLIVLFGKI, from the coding sequence TAAATGGGGAGGAGCGCGCTTGCGCTTATGTATATAACCGTTATTTCAGTCGTATTTGTTTATATGCATCGAGCTTTGTAGAGGAAAGCAAAGAAGCGGAAGACATTGCCGAGGAGGGATTTATACGGTTATGGCAGAGCAAACGAAGTTTTGAAAGTTTATCCCATCTGAAAGCGGCACTCTATCAGGCCACCCGCCATGTAGGGCTCAATAAGCAGACTGCCCGACAGCGAAGGATAAATCGGGTCGATAGCTATGTGGAGCAGCAGGAACAGGATCAAAAATCCCATTTGCATGAGCTTGTCTATGCCGAAACAATGGCCGAACTCTACGATGCCATTCAACAACTTCCACCCAAAGCACGGGAAATAATACAGCTGAGCTACCTCGAAGGCAACAGTAATCAGGAGATTGCTGATCTACTGCAGATTAATATTCAGACGGTAAAAAACCAAAAATTACGTGCCCTGGGTCTGCTGCGGCAGCATTTGAGACGAGATTCCTTTAATTACCTATTGTCATTAATCGTTCTTTTTGGGAAAATTTAA
- a CDS encoding sialate O-acetylesterase, with translation MRQTQFKMLLLIFLVCCFTGTTAFAQDKNFHIYLCLGQSNMEGHGQFEPQDTITNSRFHVLSAVDCPELGRQYGKWYPARAPLTRCHTGLTPADYFGRTLVEKLPKNIEIGVINVSVGGCHIQLFDQDSTASYVAKAPEWMKSMLAAYDNNPYERLVILAKMAQQKGIIKGILLHQGESNTGDREWPNKVKKVYENLLHDLHLNAQDVPLLAGELLSAEAGGKCASMNSIIQTLPATIPTAHIISSAGCQGIGDGLHFSPAGYRQLGKNYAASMLKLLTKIKK, from the coding sequence ATGCGACAAACACAATTTAAAATGCTGCTACTGATCTTCTTGGTATGTTGTTTTACCGGAACAACAGCTTTTGCCCAAGACAAGAACTTCCATATTTACCTTTGTTTAGGACAATCCAATATGGAGGGACATGGACAATTCGAACCTCAGGACACCATCACCAACAGCCGGTTTCATGTGCTGTCGGCAGTAGATTGCCCCGAATTGGGACGGCAGTATGGCAAGTGGTATCCTGCCCGGGCACCACTCACGCGTTGCCACACAGGCCTTACACCTGCAGATTATTTTGGCAGAACGCTTGTAGAAAAGCTTCCCAAAAATATCGAGATCGGAGTCATCAACGTTTCGGTAGGTGGTTGCCATATTCAATTATTTGATCAAGATAGCACGGCAAGCTATGTCGCAAAGGCCCCCGAATGGATGAAATCCATGCTTGCAGCTTATGACAATAATCCTTATGAAAGGCTTGTCATCCTGGCCAAGATGGCACAGCAGAAAGGTATTATCAAAGGTATTTTACTTCACCAGGGGGAATCCAATACCGGCGATCGCGAATGGCCCAATAAAGTAAAAAAAGTCTATGAAAACCTCTTGCACGATTTGCACCTGAACGCCCAAGATGTACCCCTACTTGCTGGTGAACTCCTATCGGCCGAAGCAGGGGGTAAATGCGCAAGCATGAACAGTATCATCCAAACATTGCCCGCTACTATCCCGACTGCCCATATCATTTCTTCTGCGGGTTGCCAGGGTATCGGCGATGGACTACACTTCAGTCCTGCCGGATACCGGCAGCTGGGTAAAAATTATGCGGCAAGCATGCTTAAATTGCTGACGAAAATAAAAAAATAA
- a CDS encoding RagB/SusD family nutrient uptake outer membrane protein, with amino-acid sequence MKNLTIVLILFTALSTLSCSKWLDIQPESEIDKSVLFSTEDGFKEALIGVYTRCAKDDLYGKELTIGTPEVLVQNYALSSNDPLRYQQTKLFKFNDGNFIGRKDNIWKGLYNGIVNTNLILEEIDRKKQLFTGSNYQLIKGESLALRAYLHFDALRLFGPAPVVNNKIEAIPYVTTYSNKSTKLSTVSQLLDSVIRDLEEAKELLKVDPIRLKSYVVGYPTVGDTLKNSELQDKSLFLQNRRHRLNYYAVCGLLARTYLYSGDKVKALLNAREVIDAKKFPWTNATDFLAVDADKKDRIFYKELLFAWYIPAMNNTYNNDWFQDNNSAIYLDQDEAKTIYEVAGAGGGDMRYTQWFGTVSVGNSFISSIHKYRRNTLGDSFAANLHYLVAPAIRLSEIYYIAAECSYETAPAQAAAWLDEVREHRGIGQKVDISTNAKLRTELLKEYRKEMFAEGQLFFAYKRLNEPIVGQQGTTIPASQQIYVWPLPDDEIIYGQR; translated from the coding sequence ATGAAGAATTTAACTATAGTTTTAATACTGTTCACAGCCCTGAGTACGCTTTCTTGCTCCAAGTGGCTCGATATACAACCAGAAAGCGAAATTGACAAATCAGTTCTCTTCTCCACCGAAGATGGTTTCAAGGAAGCCCTGATTGGGGTATATACGCGTTGTGCAAAAGACGATCTCTATGGTAAGGAGCTAACCATTGGAACACCGGAGGTATTGGTCCAGAACTATGCATTATCAAGCAATGATCCGTTGCGTTACCAGCAGACAAAGTTGTTTAAATTTAATGACGGTAATTTTATTGGCCGAAAGGACAATATCTGGAAAGGTCTATACAATGGTATTGTTAATACCAATCTGATACTGGAGGAAATCGACCGTAAAAAACAATTGTTTACGGGAAGCAATTATCAATTGATCAAAGGTGAGTCGCTGGCTTTGAGAGCATATCTGCATTTTGATGCCTTGCGCCTATTTGGTCCGGCTCCGGTTGTAAATAACAAAATTGAAGCCATTCCATATGTAACGACCTATTCCAATAAGTCTACCAAATTGTCCACAGTGTCCCAACTATTGGATTCGGTAATCCGAGATCTGGAAGAAGCCAAAGAATTGCTGAAAGTTGACCCTATCCGCCTGAAATCCTATGTGGTTGGTTATCCCACTGTCGGTGACACGTTGAAAAATTCGGAGCTACAGGACAAGAGCCTCTTTTTACAGAATAGAAGGCACCGGCTTAACTATTATGCCGTGTGTGGACTGCTGGCACGCACTTACCTCTACAGTGGAGACAAAGTAAAGGCATTGCTGAACGCACGTGAAGTGATTGATGCCAAAAAATTTCCATGGACCAATGCCACTGATTTCCTTGCTGTCGATGCGGATAAAAAGGATCGGATTTTCTATAAAGAACTGTTGTTTGCCTGGTATATCCCGGCTATGAACAACACCTATAACAATGACTGGTTTCAGGACAACAACAGCGCGATCTATTTGGATCAGGATGAGGCAAAAACCATTTACGAAGTTGCAGGAGCCGGTGGCGGTGACATGCGCTATACACAATGGTTTGGAACAGTAAGCGTTGGAAATTCCTTTATATCATCTATTCACAAATATCGCCGGAATACGTTGGGTGACAGTTTTGCCGCCAATCTTCATTATTTGGTAGCTCCGGCGATCCGCTTGAGTGAAATCTACTATATAGCCGCCGAATGTAGCTACGAAACAGCACCCGCTCAGGCTGCAGCATGGCTTGACGAGGTCCGTGAACATCGAGGCATTGGTCAGAAAGTGGATATTTCGACAAACGCCAAACTCCGAACCGAACTACTGAAGGAATATCGGAAAGAAATGTTTGCCGAAGGACAATTGTTTTTTGCGTATAAACGGCTCAATGAACCAATTGTCGGACAGCAAGGCACTACAATTCCGGCCAGTCAACAAATTTATGTATGGCCGTTGCCGGATGATGAAATTATCTATGGACAACGGTAA
- a CDS encoding TlpA disulfide reductase family protein, which yields MKNLKIVALALAFLPMTSFAQQASFQIKGSAPKAFNGKKVYLDYIRDGFPASDSSAIVDGRFSFKGTVEEPSYSRMVFDQDSKGKLVAQNIGDRLYFYLGNETYNMTIKDSLRTAAIKGSPLHNAYVAYLNEIGGGFMDIIDAGNKAFAAVKQDAPDASEQYKAIHEKFEARFEARRVKELAFAAKNPNSIFAVDALIDAANKRKLSEIEPLFLKLSKEVRQMTNARQLEARFLAERSVKIGNKAPDFSQPDTEGKMIKVSDFKGQYVLIDFWASWCSPCRAENPNLLKAYNKYKSKGLEVLAVSLDDTKGKNAWLKAIKDDGLPWIHVADLKGWSNEAAVLYGVRAVPQNYLVDPKGNIVAINIKGELLHQELAKIFGN from the coding sequence ATGAAAAATTTAAAAATAGTTGCCTTAGCACTGGCATTTTTGCCTATGACATCCTTTGCGCAGCAAGCTAGCTTCCAGATCAAGGGAAGTGCACCAAAAGCTTTCAATGGCAAGAAAGTGTATCTGGATTATATAAGAGATGGATTTCCGGCATCGGATTCATCGGCTATCGTGGACGGCAGATTTAGTTTCAAAGGAACAGTAGAGGAGCCGTCTTACTCCAGGATGGTTTTTGATCAAGACAGTAAGGGGAAATTAGTCGCACAGAATATTGGCGACCGTTTATACTTCTATTTAGGCAATGAAACTTACAATATGACCATCAAGGATTCATTGCGTACTGCTGCCATAAAAGGGTCGCCATTGCATAACGCCTATGTCGCTTATTTAAATGAAATTGGTGGTGGTTTCATGGATATCATTGATGCGGGGAATAAGGCCTTTGCGGCCGTAAAGCAAGATGCTCCCGATGCCAGCGAGCAGTATAAGGCTATTCATGAAAAGTTTGAGGCGCGTTTTGAAGCCCGCCGGGTAAAAGAGCTTGCCTTTGCTGCCAAAAATCCCAATTCAATATTCGCGGTGGACGCCCTTATTGATGCGGCCAACAAACGAAAGCTCAGTGAGATTGAACCTTTGTTTTTGAAGCTGTCCAAAGAAGTGCGTCAAATGACCAATGCGCGACAGTTGGAAGCGCGTTTTCTAGCGGAGAGAAGTGTAAAAATCGGCAATAAGGCACCCGATTTTTCCCAGCCGGATACGGAAGGGAAAATGATCAAAGTATCCGATTTTAAAGGCCAGTATGTGCTTATCGACTTTTGGGCAAGCTGGTGTAGTCCCTGCCGCGCTGAAAACCCCAACTTATTAAAGGCCTATAACAAATACAAAAGTAAAGGATTGGAGGTCCTTGCAGTGTCGCTAGATGATACCAAAGGAAAAAATGCCTGGTTAAAAGCCATCAAAGATGATGGTTTGCCATGGATCCATGTCGCAGATCTAAAAGGCTGGAGCAATGAGGCTGCGGTATTGTATGGCGTACGTGCTGTACCACAAAATTATTTAGTGGATCCTAAGGGAAACATTGTCGCTATCAATATAAAAGGTGAACTGTTACACCAAGAGTTGGCCAAAATTTTTGGAAATTAA
- a CDS encoding FecR family protein produces MDPKEEEKLIRISALILQKMQGTLTGEDRFFLESWLQESERNKQIFQRCLDEKLQRDAYTRLQDFETRRNFESLKAKISFHTSKKGPGLLKRLLPYVAAASVLLALSVVWYWNKDSNRLVETQREGVNDRLPASHQAVITLSDGRQYALNKGEKQVVIDGGGIRYEDGHEVAPINAAVSARIETPRGGIYEVTLPDGTLVKLNAGTTLSYPTVFAKDKREVTLLGEAYFEVAKKKDQPFIVHTKNQQVQVLGTHFNINAYQTSVPTKTTLLEGKVMVTTLLGSKKVTLLPGDQSVNTGTLLTKHPVNVQQEMAWVYGKFNFDGKSLRQVMDELSQWYAIDVVYKGDVPDVSFFGGTFRTSKLSTILKILKDQDLSYHLTENGKLIIEKNDPKAQKGGQ; encoded by the coding sequence ATGGATCCTAAAGAAGAAGAAAAACTCATCCGTATCAGTGCACTCATTCTCCAAAAAATGCAGGGAACGCTAACAGGCGAAGATCGATTTTTTTTGGAGAGTTGGCTACAGGAATCCGAACGGAACAAACAGATCTTTCAACGTTGTCTTGATGAGAAGCTGCAGCGTGATGCTTATACGCGTCTACAGGATTTTGAAACGCGACGTAATTTTGAGTCATTAAAAGCTAAAATTTCCTTCCATACTTCAAAGAAAGGACCTGGGCTCCTGAAACGTCTATTGCCTTACGTTGCTGCCGCCAGTGTGCTGCTGGCTCTTTCTGTGGTTTGGTATTGGAATAAGGATAGCAACCGGCTGGTTGAAACGCAGCGGGAGGGTGTAAATGATCGGCTTCCAGCGTCCCATCAGGCTGTTATCACACTCTCGGACGGGAGGCAATATGCTTTGAATAAAGGCGAAAAACAAGTTGTTATCGATGGCGGCGGCATACGCTATGAAGACGGACATGAAGTTGCACCGATCAATGCTGCGGTGTCTGCCAGAATCGAAACCCCACGGGGTGGTATCTACGAAGTCACTCTGCCCGATGGAACCCTGGTTAAACTAAATGCCGGGACGACACTTTCTTATCCGACAGTATTCGCTAAAGATAAACGCGAGGTAACGCTCCTTGGAGAGGCTTATTTTGAAGTTGCAAAAAAGAAGGATCAGCCTTTTATAGTTCATACCAAAAACCAGCAAGTACAAGTACTTGGAACGCACTTCAATATCAATGCCTATCAGACATCGGTACCTACAAAGACCACTTTGTTAGAAGGTAAAGTAATGGTAACGACGCTGCTCGGAAGTAAAAAAGTAACCTTATTGCCTGGCGATCAGTCTGTCAACACAGGTACATTGTTGACCAAACATCCGGTAAACGTACAACAAGAAATGGCTTGGGTATATGGCAAATTTAATTTTGACGGAAAATCACTTCGACAAGTGATGGATGAACTGTCCCAATGGTATGCCATAGATGTCGTGTATAAGGGCGATGTGCCTGATGTTTCCTTTTTCGGTGGAACATTCAGAACGAGCAAGTTATCAACTATCCTTAAGATATTAAAAGACCAGGATCTGTCGTATCATTTGACGGAAAATGGGAAACTCATTATTGAAAAAAATGATCCTAAAGCACAGAAAGGAGGGCAATAA
- a CDS encoding SusC/RagA family TonB-linked outer membrane protein, protein MKLSCFSQATKPLLWLVFAVLLQLGHKANAQTVTYAGHNVPLMDVLQAVKLQTNYEVLGAKKILESAKSISIKADKMPLKLFLDKILSQQEIGYTIESKTIFLERKASSRKSEPKSLPQVEKPSQKQIRGQVLGKDRKPLSDVNISQVGNTIAVVDKDGHFSFVGTMQPLTFSRVGYKNFTLSLAENKDEYSVVMEEEANALEQVVVTGYQVLKKDSYTGTAITKSGDELRQVNPQNVLQAMQVFDPSFKLLDNNLAGSNPNALPNINVRGSSSLPTGGNEVLRRDNITTTINMPAFILNGFEVSVQKVLDLDMTRIESVTILKDAAATAIYGSRAANGVMVITTKMPRDGKLQLTYTHESNINMPDLTGYDVLHAADKLAYEKLAGLYDATIQRQPQDALDELYYQKLANVLGGVDTYWLSQPVRTAVGQKHGLYLEGGSESFRYGVDMRYQTRPGVMKGSGRNQYSGGLNFSYNLKDKFRFQNELAVTVVDGRESPYGNFADYVRMNPYYRMTDDQGNIIQEADVWTRVANSGSAQREYVLNPLYNATLNSFNKLGYTELLNNFSGDFDLSNGLRLRGQVSLLKRLNTDDNFRSPLANDFYFYPTAQTDEKGSYTSYTNNELYWDANIRLNWMRTIDKHSFNVVGGTNIRTESYDERSFQAIGFPNDRFTSVGFAKGYAENASPSSSLGASRLFGAFLSANYSYDNRYLMDATVRIDGSSKFGANKRTAPFWSTGIGWNMHKEKWFANDVVSQLRLRATLGLTGSVQFDPYMSRTTYSYDKSNWYSSGLGSIVRNYGNENLTWQKTQSTDVGLDLGLWHDRLTLSPRYYHKITRDILADINLAPSTGFSAYKENLGDLENKGFELNANWIALKNEKWTLSLLANLVRNRNKIVRISNALKSYNERVDEAQQGTDLMAVPLLRYKEGQSLDAIYAVPSLGIDPENGKEVFIKKDGTLSYDWDARDIDVVGVATPTMEGFFGGTLRYKQFMMVAYFQTRIGGKTYNQTLVDRVENADPRYNVDSRVLEEKWKNPGDVTFYKSIQDLGQTRVSSRFIMPDNLFALQSLNLSYDAGKALSKKLALSSLRVGLVANDIFRWSSVKVERGITYPFARSVTFTLQAGL, encoded by the coding sequence ATGAAATTAAGTTGTTTTTCACAAGCGACCAAGCCCCTTTTATGGCTCGTTTTTGCTGTCTTACTCCAGCTGGGCCATAAGGCAAATGCGCAGACCGTTACCTATGCCGGGCACAATGTTCCACTGATGGATGTGCTGCAGGCGGTCAAACTTCAGACGAACTATGAGGTGCTCGGAGCCAAAAAGATATTGGAATCGGCAAAGTCAATTTCAATTAAAGCGGACAAAATGCCCCTTAAATTATTTCTTGATAAAATTTTAAGTCAGCAGGAAATCGGCTACACGATTGAATCAAAGACAATTTTTCTCGAAAGGAAAGCCAGTTCACGGAAATCCGAGCCTAAAAGCCTCCCCCAGGTAGAAAAACCATCCCAGAAGCAGATTCGTGGACAAGTCCTTGGGAAAGACCGTAAGCCGCTTTCCGACGTGAATATTTCACAGGTGGGCAATACCATCGCAGTGGTCGATAAAGATGGGCATTTTTCTTTTGTCGGTACTATGCAACCGCTTACATTCAGTAGGGTTGGCTATAAAAACTTCACGCTCTCTTTGGCCGAAAACAAGGATGAGTACAGTGTAGTGATGGAAGAAGAAGCGAATGCTCTTGAGCAGGTCGTTGTAACGGGGTACCAAGTGCTAAAAAAAGATTCCTACACAGGAACGGCGATTACGAAAAGTGGCGACGAGCTGCGACAGGTAAATCCGCAAAACGTCCTCCAAGCCATGCAGGTATTCGATCCATCGTTTAAATTGCTCGACAATAATCTTGCTGGATCCAATCCCAATGCCTTGCCGAATATCAATGTGCGCGGATCTTCATCTTTGCCTACTGGCGGGAACGAAGTGCTGCGAAGGGATAATATCACTACAACTATCAATATGCCGGCTTTTATATTAAACGGTTTCGAAGTGAGTGTACAGAAGGTTCTCGATCTGGATATGACCCGTATTGAAAGTGTCACGATCTTGAAAGACGCTGCTGCTACAGCCATATATGGCTCGAGAGCGGCCAATGGTGTGATGGTAATAACGACTAAGATGCCCAGGGACGGGAAATTGCAATTGACTTATACGCATGAGAGCAATATAAATATGCCGGATTTGACAGGATACGATGTATTGCATGCTGCTGATAAATTGGCCTATGAAAAACTGGCTGGGCTGTATGATGCAACAATTCAGCGCCAACCACAGGATGCATTGGATGAGCTGTATTATCAGAAACTAGCAAATGTGCTTGGCGGTGTTGACACCTATTGGCTGTCACAGCCAGTACGGACCGCGGTCGGACAAAAGCATGGTCTCTATCTAGAAGGTGGGTCGGAAAGTTTCCGCTATGGCGTAGACATGCGTTATCAGACCAGACCCGGTGTGATGAAGGGATCGGGAAGAAATCAATATTCGGGCGGGCTAAACTTTAGTTATAACCTAAAGGATAAATTTAGATTTCAGAATGAGCTTGCCGTAACCGTGGTAGACGGGCGTGAATCGCCCTATGGAAATTTTGCGGATTATGTAAGAATGAATCCTTACTACCGCATGACAGATGATCAGGGCAATATTATACAGGAGGCCGATGTATGGACAAGGGTTGCAAACTCAGGTAGTGCACAACGGGAATACGTCTTGAATCCACTCTATAATGCGACATTGAATAGCTTCAATAAATTGGGCTATACCGAACTGCTGAACAATTTTTCGGGGGATTTTGACCTGAGTAATGGGCTGCGTCTCCGGGGACAGGTAAGTTTGTTGAAACGTTTGAATACCGATGATAATTTCCGCTCGCCCTTAGCCAATGACTTTTATTTCTATCCTACGGCACAAACAGACGAAAAGGGTAGTTATACCAGTTATACAAACAATGAATTGTACTGGGATGCAAACATACGTCTCAATTGGATGCGTACGATTGATAAACATAGCTTCAATGTCGTGGGGGGAACCAATATACGGACAGAAAGCTATGACGAGCGTTCATTTCAAGCGATCGGATTTCCGAATGATCGGTTTACAAGTGTAGGATTTGCCAAGGGATATGCTGAGAATGCAAGTCCGTCGAGCAGTTTGGGTGCCTCCAGGTTGTTTGGAGCTTTTTTAAGTGCTAACTATTCCTATGATAACCGCTATCTGATGGATGCAACGGTCCGAATCGATGGATCCTCAAAATTTGGGGCAAATAAGCGCACCGCACCATTTTGGTCGACTGGTATCGGCTGGAATATGCACAAGGAGAAATGGTTCGCCAACGATGTTGTCAGCCAGCTTCGGCTGCGTGCAACACTGGGGCTGACGGGATCTGTGCAGTTCGATCCTTACATGTCGCGGACAACCTATAGTTACGATAAAAGCAATTGGTACTCATCGGGGCTGGGAAGTATCGTGCGTAACTATGGCAATGAAAACCTGACCTGGCAAAAGACCCAAAGTACCGATGTCGGTCTTGATCTAGGCCTTTGGCACGATCGTCTGACCCTTTCGCCACGCTACTACCATAAGATAACCCGTGATATCTTGGCTGATATAAACCTGGCACCTTCTACCGGATTTAGCGCTTATAAAGAAAACCTGGGGGACCTTGAAAATAAAGGATTTGAGCTCAATGCCAATTGGATTGCCCTTAAAAACGAAAAATGGACTCTGAGTCTATTGGCGAATTTGGTGCGGAACAGAAATAAAATCGTCCGTATTTCAAACGCATTGAAGAGCTACAACGAACGTGTCGACGAAGCTCAGCAGGGAACTGATTTAATGGCTGTTCCTTTGCTTCGTTATAAAGAAGGGCAATCCCTCGACGCTATCTATGCCGTTCCTTCTTTGGGTATCGATCCCGAGAATGGAAAGGAAGTTTTTATTAAAAAAGACGGGACGTTGTCGTATGACTGGGATGCAAGGGATATTGATGTCGTTGGGGTAGCTACACCAACAATGGAAGGATTTTTCGGAGGGACACTTCGCTATAAGCAATTTATGATGGTCGCTTATTTCCAAACGCGGATAGGAGGTAAAACCTATAACCAAACCTTGGTAGACCGTGTCGAAAATGCCGATCCACGCTACAATGTGGATAGTAGGGTTCTGGAGGAAAAATGGAAAAATCCTGGCGATGTTACCTTTTACAAAAGTATTCAGGATCTGGGACAGACAAGAGTGTCCTCGCGTTTTATTATGCCGGACAACTTATTTGCCCTACAGTCTCTTAATCTTTCTTATGATGCAGGGAAAGCGCTGTCGAAAAAATTGGCGCTGTCAAGCCTGCGTGTCGGCCTTGTTGCAAATGATATCTTTCGTTGGTCTTCGGTGAAAGTGGAACGTGGAATTACGTATCCATTTGCCCGAAGTGTGACTTTTACCCTACAGGCAGGATTATAA
- a CDS encoding DUF4843 domain-containing protein, producing MKKDTLLLLLLLLPLLMLCSCKKAVLATYDRSANVYFDLSDADRDSIVYTFAYDMTKAQDTIFVPVKVMGYRDQHTRHFEAFVEKDSSTARADLHYDPLKSEYPLESNAGRAFMPIVVHNISALESQSVSLLVKLKASDDFGVENPTLIRARIIISAQLEQPAWWTMWLDNYSRVKHQLFLIVTEQRSLSTVGLDAPKNLYFANLLLMMLNDPFKWVKDHPEKNYVLSSNDNGQTYQFYHVDNPNRSILLRKNSASGKYYFIDESGKEVR from the coding sequence ATGAAAAAAGATACTTTATTACTTCTGCTATTGCTACTACCACTGCTGATGTTGTGTTCTTGCAAAAAGGCAGTTTTAGCGACCTACGACAGGTCGGCAAATGTTTATTTTGATTTGAGCGACGCTGATCGGGATAGCATTGTATATACTTTTGCCTACGATATGACCAAGGCGCAGGATACCATTTTTGTTCCTGTCAAAGTAATGGGATACCGTGACCAGCACACTCGGCATTTTGAGGCTTTCGTGGAAAAAGATTCATCAACGGCGCGTGCAGACCTGCACTATGATCCGTTGAAATCAGAATATCCATTGGAAAGTAATGCCGGTCGGGCCTTTATGCCTATCGTTGTGCATAATATAAGCGCGCTTGAAAGTCAATCTGTATCACTGCTCGTAAAACTTAAAGCTAGTGATGACTTTGGGGTTGAAAACCCAACACTGATACGGGCGCGAATTATTATTTCGGCCCAATTGGAACAGCCTGCCTGGTGGACCATGTGGCTTGATAATTATTCGCGGGTAAAACATCAGCTCTTCCTAATTGTCACCGAACAACGTTCGCTTTCGACGGTCGGGCTCGATGCACCCAAAAATCTCTACTTTGCAAATCTCTTGCTCATGATGCTCAACGATCCATTTAAATGGGTCAAGGATCATCCAGAAAAAAATTACGTGCTGAGCAGCAACGATAATGGACAGACCTACCAATTCTATCATGTGGACAATCCAAACCGAAGCATCTTATTAAGGAAAAATAGCGCTTCGGGTAAGTATTATTTTATAGATGAATCAGGAAAGGAAGTCAGATAG